In Pedobacter sp. W3I1, one DNA window encodes the following:
- a CDS encoding asparagine synthetase B, with protein MDEDQKNHLKAYGIAYWTISKQLEVDWLLNYRGGSFLIKYNKTVEDELKIRGVSYEVLADGKVTNLLNEISDPAVNMEMVKLEKTPKIAVYSPKSKLPWDDAVTLVLTYAEIPYDVIYDDDILQDKLNKYDWLHLHHEDFTGQYGRFWANFRYATWYQEDVKNQETLAKRMGYKKVSEMKLAVAKHIKEYCAGGGFLFAMCSGTDSFDIALAADGVDICAQMFDGDAADPNAQSKLDFNKTLAFQNFKLDNNPMNYEFSDIDATQTRTLNQTNDYFTLFDFSAKWDLVPTMLTQDHDKVIKGFMGQTTAFRKSLVKTSVTVLGENKGAAEVRYLHGEIGKGQFTFYGGHDPEDYQHAVGDPPTDLNLHPNSPGYRLILNNVLFPAAKKKPQKT; from the coding sequence ATGGATGAAGACCAAAAAAACCACCTTAAAGCTTATGGAATTGCCTATTGGACAATCAGCAAACAGCTGGAGGTAGATTGGCTGCTAAATTACCGTGGCGGCAGCTTTTTAATTAAGTATAATAAGACTGTAGAAGATGAACTTAAAATCCGCGGGGTATCTTATGAAGTATTGGCCGATGGAAAGGTAACCAACCTTTTAAACGAAATCAGCGATCCTGCTGTAAATATGGAAATGGTTAAACTCGAGAAAACACCAAAAATAGCGGTTTACTCTCCAAAAAGCAAATTACCATGGGATGATGCCGTTACACTCGTTTTAACCTATGCCGAAATTCCATACGATGTAATTTATGATGATGACATTTTACAGGATAAATTGAACAAATACGATTGGCTACACTTGCATCATGAAGATTTTACTGGACAGTACGGCCGTTTCTGGGCTAATTTTAGGTATGCAACCTGGTACCAGGAAGATGTTAAAAACCAGGAAACTTTAGCCAAACGCATGGGCTATAAAAAGGTTTCGGAAATGAAATTAGCCGTTGCCAAACACATTAAAGAATATTGTGCTGGTGGAGGTTTCTTGTTTGCCATGTGCTCGGGCACTGATAGTTTCGATATTGCCCTTGCTGCTGATGGCGTAGATATTTGTGCCCAGATGTTTGATGGTGATGCTGCAGATCCAAATGCACAAAGTAAACTGGATTTTAACAAAACACTGGCCTTCCAGAATTTCAAGTTAGACAACAACCCGATGAACTATGAGTTTTCGGATATCGACGCTACTCAAACCCGGACACTAAACCAAACCAACGATTATTTTACTTTATTCGATTTTTCGGCCAAATGGGATCTTGTTCCAACCATGCTTACTCAGGATCATGATAAAGTGATTAAAGGTTTTATGGGACAAACCACGGCTTTCAGAAAGAGTTTAGTGAAAACAAGTGTAACTGTTTTGGGCGAAAATAAAGGTGCAGCAGAGGTAAGGTATTTACATGGAGAAATTGGCAAAGGGCAGTTTACTTTTTATGGCGGGCACGATCCGGAAGATTATCAGCACGCGGTAGGCGATCCGCCAACAGATTTAAATCTGCATCCAAATTCTCCAGGGTACCGCTTAATCCTCAATAATGTGCTTTTTCCTGCGGCAAAAAAGAAACCTCAAAAAACATAA
- a CDS encoding DUF5606 domain-containing protein codes for MNLRGIVAVSGRPGLFKLVGQNKVGYILEGLDAQKTKVVANITNTKLASLEDITVYGEDEEIKLADIFAKISAKGSTPDLKGDLRAYFLEVAPGHDQEKVYASDMKKIITWYNLLKDLPLFTEETPETPGTPAEVKLSEEKAASDKKQKATGSKASASAKASTKTSAPAKKASMTSKKGV; via the coding sequence ATGAATTTAAGAGGAATTGTTGCCGTATCTGGCAGACCAGGGTTATTTAAACTGGTTGGACAAAATAAAGTAGGTTACATCTTAGAGGGCTTAGATGCTCAAAAAACTAAAGTTGTAGCCAATATCACTAACACAAAATTAGCTTCATTAGAAGATATTACCGTGTATGGTGAAGATGAAGAAATTAAACTGGCCGATATTTTTGCTAAAATTTCTGCAAAAGGATCTACTCCTGATTTAAAAGGCGATTTACGTGCTTATTTCCTTGAAGTAGCACCAGGCCACGATCAGGAGAAAGTTTATGCTTCTGATATGAAGAAAATCATTACCTGGTATAACTTGTTAAAAGACCTGCCTTTGTTTACGGAAGAAACGCCGGAAACTCCGGGTACACCAGCAGAAGTGAAGTTATCAGAAGAAAAAGCAGCTTCAGATAAAAAACAAAAAGCTACAGGATCTAAAGCATCAGCAAGCGCTAAAGCAAGTACTAAAACTTCAGCTCCAGCTAAAAAAGCAAGCATGACGAGTAAAAAAGGCGTTTAA
- a CDS encoding DNA mismatch repair protein MutS → MLKQQAKIIVNYDQEIKQVTADIDQTKKLIDQLSFLRIGLFLAEILFFVLLLRSADDSLRTLIQICLLLPVLAFAFIVRRQSQLDREIDYKKQLLWVYQNEWNILNGTANGYDHGKAFESELHPYTSDLDIFGAASLFALINRCSTKSGNNLLAKNLAEKSTRDQILRRQEAIKEIRDKITETYGFRANLHGYDPNKIEQIKIQLKHQLGVQLEFVKGSFLRFYVKLVPYISVGLILAALLISAAFWKILALLFVIHTGWNVLLGSKINKVFYTFGGSSNLLNGYASAILWTENQSWKSSYTLSLLDSKIPVSKEIKALSKIIQNFDARLNILVGGILNALLLWDLKCCISLDIWYKSSSKDVISALDHLGDFEELISLATTAYNQPDWVFPVLTDQFALATTQIGHPLISAQIRVNNDFHLEAKPTVDIVTGSNMAGKSTFLRTLGINMVLAYSGAPVCAKAMQLSVFSINTYMRIKDSLNESTSTFKAELNRLKMILDNVVKDKDTFVLIDEMLRGTNSRDKYLGSKVFVQKLITEKTPALFATHDLQLADLIVDYPETVRNFHFDIQITEGEMKFDYLLKHGPCKTFNAAILLKEIGLTLD, encoded by the coding sequence ATGTTAAAACAACAAGCAAAAATAATAGTCAACTACGACCAGGAAATTAAGCAGGTTACTGCAGATATAGATCAAACCAAAAAACTGATTGATCAGCTTTCTTTCCTGCGCATAGGTTTATTTTTAGCTGAAATTTTATTTTTCGTTTTGCTGCTGCGCTCGGCAGACGACAGCCTGCGTACATTAATCCAGATTTGTTTGTTACTGCCGGTATTAGCTTTCGCCTTTATTGTGCGCAGACAAAGCCAGCTCGACCGCGAAATCGATTATAAAAAACAACTTTTATGGGTTTATCAGAACGAATGGAATATTTTAAATGGTACTGCTAACGGATACGACCATGGTAAAGCTTTCGAATCTGAACTGCATCCTTACACTTCCGATCTTGATATTTTTGGGGCCGCATCTCTGTTTGCCTTGATTAACCGTTGTAGTACTAAAAGCGGAAATAACCTCCTGGCTAAAAATCTCGCAGAAAAATCGACAAGAGATCAGATATTACGCCGTCAGGAAGCCATAAAAGAAATAAGAGATAAGATAACAGAAACTTATGGTTTCAGGGCTAATCTGCATGGTTACGATCCTAATAAAATTGAGCAGATTAAAATACAGCTAAAACACCAGTTGGGTGTACAACTGGAATTTGTAAAGGGCAGTTTTTTGCGGTTTTACGTTAAATTGGTACCTTATATTTCTGTTGGTTTAATTTTAGCGGCACTTCTGATTAGCGCTGCTTTTTGGAAAATATTGGCACTTTTATTTGTAATCCACACAGGATGGAACGTTTTATTAGGTTCAAAAATTAACAAGGTTTTTTACACCTTTGGTGGAAGTTCGAATTTGTTAAATGGTTATGCCAGCGCTATTTTATGGACGGAAAACCAAAGCTGGAAAAGTTCGTATACCTTAAGTTTACTAGACTCAAAAATTCCGGTAAGTAAAGAAATTAAAGCACTGTCTAAAATTATCCAGAATTTTGATGCCAGGTTGAATATCCTGGTTGGTGGTATATTGAATGCGCTTTTGCTTTGGGATTTAAAATGCTGCATCAGTTTAGATATTTGGTATAAATCTTCATCAAAGGATGTGATTTCGGCCCTTGATCATTTAGGCGATTTTGAAGAGCTGATTTCATTGGCCACAACGGCCTATAACCAACCAGATTGGGTTTTTCCGGTGCTTACGGATCAGTTTGCATTAGCCACCACTCAAATTGGTCATCCGCTTATTAGCGCGCAAATACGAGTGAATAACGATTTTCACTTAGAAGCGAAGCCAACTGTAGATATTGTAACGGGCTCTAACATGGCGGGTAAAAGTACTTTTCTACGTACCTTGGGTATTAATATGGTATTGGCGTATTCAGGTGCACCGGTTTGTGCCAAAGCCATGCAGTTATCTGTTTTTTCGATTAATACCTACATGCGGATTAAAGATTCGCTGAACGAAAGTACCTCTACCTTTAAGGCAGAGCTAAACCGGTTGAAAATGATCTTAGATAACGTGGTTAAAGACAAAGATACTTTTGTATTGATTGACGAAATGCTGCGCGGTACAAACAGCAGGGATAAATATTTGGGATCGAAGGTTTTTGTACAGAAGCTAATTACTGAAAAGACACCTGCCCTTTTTGCTACCCACGATTTACAATTAGCTGATTTAATTGTTGATTACCCCGAAACCGTCCGTAATTTTCATTTCGATATCCAGATTACCGAAGGCGAAATGAAGTTTGATTATTTATTAAAACATGGACCTTGTAAGACTTTTAATGCAGCTATTTTATTGAAAGAAATTGGTTTAACGTTGGATTGA
- a CDS encoding outer membrane beta-barrel protein, with the protein MKKLLLSASVLLLATGAFAQTKMTGETSRFGIKAGVNLSKFHAGGDDAAANAFNDNAKNNVGFNVTAFGDFGVGNNFFIQPGVSLQNKGNKFESVNTATAGNNTITTTSSIKTNLMAIEVPVNAVLRIPTGDAGAVQISAGPYIGFNISGKDKGETTVTTLNNSNNTSATVTNSNDRDLSFGSASDKNYNSTEFGANFGLAYRTNSGFLVGANYGLGLTDLTPKDRQANSNKLTNRVLGFSVGYSF; encoded by the coding sequence ATGAAAAAGTTACTATTAAGTGCATCAGTTTTATTATTAGCTACAGGTGCTTTCGCTCAAACAAAAATGACCGGGGAAACTTCGCGTTTTGGAATAAAAGCTGGCGTTAACCTTTCAAAGTTTCATGCCGGAGGCGATGATGCCGCAGCCAATGCTTTTAATGATAATGCAAAAAACAATGTTGGATTTAACGTGACCGCATTTGGTGATTTTGGCGTGGGAAATAATTTCTTTATCCAACCAGGTGTATCATTACAGAATAAGGGTAATAAATTTGAATCCGTAAACACAGCAACGGCTGGGAACAATACCATTACGACCACATCTTCTATTAAAACCAATTTAATGGCTATTGAGGTACCCGTTAATGCGGTATTACGAATCCCTACAGGCGATGCTGGTGCGGTTCAGATCAGTGCTGGTCCGTATATCGGTTTTAACATCTCTGGTAAAGATAAAGGTGAAACTACGGTTACAACACTTAACAACTCTAACAATACCAGTGCTACCGTTACTAATTCAAACGATAGAGACTTGTCATTTGGTAGTGCCAGCGATAAAAACTATAACAGTACCGAATTTGGTGCAAACTTTGGTTTAGCCTACCGCACAAATTCAGGATTTTTAGTGGGTGCCAACTATGGCTTAGGTTTAACAGATTTAACACCTAAAGACAGACAGGCCAATTCTAATAAATTAACTAACCGCGTGTTAGGATTTTCAGTAGGTTATTCATTCTAA
- a CDS encoding DUF1553 domain-containing protein yields MLLNKKILFAAGFVLVAIALIAFSLFSSEKPIDFNSQVKPILNKKCISCHGGVKQQGGFSVLFRDEALAKTKSGKPAIIPGNPEDSEFIKRLKSNDPEERMPYKHPALNNDEIDILTGWIKQGAKWGNHWAYVSVKPTELPDVDNDWVRNDLDKFIFAKLEENKLEPSKPADKATLLRRVSLDLIGTYPSDKLAEFYLNSKDEQVAYNVLVDSLLASPKYGERWASMWLDIARYADTKGYESDPNRNIWSYRDWVIKAFNRDMPYDRFITDQIAGDLFPNPTDAQYIATAFSRNTPTNDEGGTNNEEFRTAAVLDRVNATWEGLMSTTFSCVQCHSHPYDPFKHDEYYKFMSYFNNTRDEDVSAEYPLLKSFNDSLKNELNHLTHWIKTAAGKERAAEVDLFLKTGQPAINSTTADELDNSVIGNHNIALFFKNSSSARLKSVDLNNVDHLILRFNCSKPNGTMSLHLGSPNGPVVKSWKLAQTKGYENVEIDFAKQSGIKDVYLKYTNPSVKNPDEFMVYFDWFYFTRQFPGKGKPEYVANKKRFTDLMNANVPTTPIMVENPLSMQRKNYVFERGAWTSKGKEVKVGVPNSLAFAMPENAPNNRMGLAMWLTDKRNPLVSRTMVNRLWEQLYGAGLVETLEDMGTQGMAPTHQELLDFMAYQLMYKYNWSIKKMLKELVMMATYRQDSKVTEELKEKDLFNKFYARGSRIRLSAEQIRDQSLAVCGVLSNKMYGPPVMPWQPEGIWFSPYNGAKWVSSGGEEQYRRGIYTYWKRTAPYPSAIAFDGASRVVCSPRRIRTNTPLQALVTLNDSVYIDLARKLAVRMEKVGGSTSKSKIAKGYELILYKTIPQNRLKVFEDLYAKAFGEFRKNSASVSAFMGDKQKKFKPEEAAMVLVANAMLNLDEVVTKN; encoded by the coding sequence ATGTTATTGAATAAGAAAATACTATTTGCCGCTGGCTTTGTGCTGGTTGCAATCGCTTTAATTGCCTTTTCACTTTTTTCTTCAGAGAAACCAATTGATTTTAATTCACAGGTTAAACCTATTTTGAATAAAAAGTGTATTTCGTGCCATGGAGGTGTTAAACAACAAGGTGGTTTTAGTGTATTGTTTAGGGATGAGGCGTTGGCTAAAACCAAAAGTGGTAAGCCGGCAATTATTCCAGGTAATCCGGAGGATAGTGAATTTATTAAACGCTTAAAATCTAACGATCCTGAAGAAAGAATGCCATATAAGCACCCGGCTTTAAATAATGATGAAATTGATATTCTGACTGGTTGGATAAAACAAGGTGCAAAATGGGGCAACCATTGGGCCTATGTTAGTGTAAAACCGACCGAATTGCCAGATGTTGATAATGATTGGGTACGTAATGATCTGGATAAATTTATTTTTGCAAAACTAGAAGAAAATAAACTGGAACCCTCTAAACCTGCTGATAAAGCTACCTTATTGAGGAGAGTCAGTTTAGATTTGATCGGTACTTATCCTTCAGACAAACTGGCCGAATTTTATTTAAATAGTAAAGACGAGCAGGTGGCTTACAATGTGTTGGTTGATAGTTTGCTGGCTTCGCCTAAATATGGTGAACGCTGGGCATCGATGTGGCTGGATATAGCCCGTTATGCTGATACTAAAGGTTACGAAAGCGATCCTAATCGGAACATCTGGAGCTATCGTGACTGGGTGATTAAAGCCTTTAACCGAGACATGCCTTATGATCGATTTATTACCGATCAGATTGCCGGAGATTTATTTCCAAATCCAACCGATGCCCAATACATCGCTACAGCCTTCAGCAGAAATACCCCAACGAATGATGAGGGTGGTACCAATAATGAAGAGTTTAGAACGGCGGCGGTTTTAGACCGTGTTAATGCCACCTGGGAAGGGTTAATGAGTACAACTTTTTCCTGTGTACAATGTCATAGCCACCCTTACGATCCCTTTAAACATGATGAGTATTATAAATTCATGTCGTATTTTAACAATACGAGGGATGAAGACGTCTCAGCAGAATATCCTTTACTTAAAAGTTTTAATGATAGCCTTAAAAACGAGCTCAATCATTTAACCCACTGGATCAAAACTGCTGCGGGTAAAGAAAGAGCTGCCGAAGTTGATTTATTCTTAAAAACCGGTCAGCCAGCAATAAATTCTACAACGGCCGATGAATTGGATAATTCGGTAATTGGGAACCATAACATTGCGTTATTTTTTAAAAATAGCTCTTCAGCCAGATTAAAATCAGTCGATCTTAATAATGTTGATCATTTAATTTTACGCTTCAACTGCAGTAAACCGAATGGTACCATGAGCTTGCATTTAGGTTCGCCAAATGGCCCTGTTGTAAAATCGTGGAAACTGGCCCAAACTAAAGGTTATGAGAATGTAGAAATAGATTTTGCAAAGCAAAGTGGGATAAAAGATGTGTATTTAAAGTACACCAACCCTTCGGTAAAAAATCCTGACGAATTTATGGTGTACTTCGATTGGTTTTATTTTACCAGGCAGTTTCCTGGAAAGGGCAAACCTGAGTATGTGGCCAATAAAAAAAGATTTACCGATTTAATGAATGCAAATGTGCCTACCACGCCAATTATGGTCGAAAACCCATTGAGCATGCAACGTAAAAATTATGTATTTGAGCGTGGCGCCTGGACTTCGAAGGGCAAAGAGGTTAAAGTAGGTGTACCTAATTCCTTAGCTTTTGCTATGCCTGAAAATGCACCCAATAACAGAATGGGTTTAGCCATGTGGCTTACCGATAAAAGAAATCCACTCGTATCGAGAACAATGGTGAATAGATTGTGGGAGCAGTTGTATGGAGCAGGTTTGGTAGAAACTTTAGAAGATATGGGAACCCAGGGAATGGCGCCTACCCACCAGGAACTTTTAGATTTTATGGCTTATCAGTTGATGTACAAATACAACTGGAGCATTAAAAAGATGTTGAAAGAACTCGTGATGATGGCTACTTACAGGCAGGACAGTAAGGTAACCGAAGAACTGAAAGAAAAAGATCTGTTTAATAAGTTTTACGCCAGGGGTTCGCGGATCAGGTTAAGTGCTGAGCAAATAAGAGATCAGAGTCTTGCTGTTTGTGGGGTATTAAGTAATAAAATGTACGGACCACCGGTAATGCCCTGGCAACCTGAAGGGATCTGGTTTTCGCCTTATAATGGCGCCAAATGGGTATCAAGTGGTGGGGAAGAACAATACCGCCGGGGAATTTATACCTATTGGAAAAGAACAGCCCCATATCCATCAGCTATCGCCTTTGATGGTGCATCACGAGTGGTTTGCAGTCCGCGCCGTATCCGAACCAATACCCCTTTACAGGCGCTGGTAACCTTAAATGATAGTGTTTATATCGATCTGGCCAGGAAACTGGCGGTACGTATGGAAAAAGTAGGGGGAAGCACCAGCAAATCTAAAATTGCAAAGGGTTATGAATTGATTTTATATAAAACGATCCCTCAAAATAGGTTAAAAGTATTCGAAGACCTGTATGCCAAGGCTTTTGGGGAGTTTAGAAAAAATTCGGCAAGTGTATCGGCATTTATGGGCGATAAACAAAAGAAATTTAAGCCAGAAGAAGCGGCAATGGTATTAGTCGCCAATGCAATGCTTAACCTGGATGAAGTGGTTACCAAAAATTGA
- a CDS encoding peptidylprolyl isomerase, with protein sequence MSKAIIKTEKGEMTVEFYDNDAPKAVANFKKLAKEGFYDGVTFHRVIPNFMVQGGCPNSKDPAKAHLAGTGGPGYKIDCELDGENQYHDRGVLSMAHAGRNTGGSQFFICHSRTNTAHLDRNHTCFGKVVENVDLVDDIRQGDKILNIEVLED encoded by the coding sequence ATGAGTAAAGCAATAATAAAAACAGAAAAAGGCGAAATGACTGTAGAATTCTACGACAATGATGCGCCGAAAGCCGTTGCAAACTTTAAAAAATTAGCTAAAGAAGGCTTTTATGATGGTGTAACTTTTCACCGTGTAATTCCTAACTTTATGGTTCAGGGCGGATGCCCAAATTCAAAAGATCCGGCTAAAGCGCATTTAGCAGGTACCGGTGGCCCGGGTTATAAAATTGATTGCGAATTAGACGGCGAAAATCAGTATCACGATCGTGGTGTTTTATCTATGGCTCATGCCGGCCGTAACACCGGTGGTTCACAGTTTTTTATCTGCCATAGCAGAACAAATACCGCTCATTTAGACCGTAACCATACTTGTTTTGGTAAAGTTGTTGAGAATGTAGACCTTGTAGATGATATCCGTCAGGGGGATAAGATTTTAAACATTGAAGTTTTAGAAGATTAA
- a CDS encoding DUF1501 domain-containing protein produces MTRDELNAHRLIKEAHEANARLNSRRHFLKESAMGLGALAMGSLLGSCGNLFSGPQTKIAYDPAHPLLPKSPPLVGKARSVIYLHMAGAPSQLELFDFKPELMKMDGQDCPPSLLAGKKFAFITGVPKMLGPQASFAKYGQSGALVSDNLPHFSTMVDEVSFLKAVKTDQFNHAPAQLLVHTGSPRLGRPSMGSWVTYGLGSENQNLPGYVVLTSGGSFPDAGKSVWGSGFLPSVYQGVQCRSEGDPVLFIKDPDGMNRNLRKASIEAINKANEQQYQEYNDPEILSRIAQYEMAYRMQISAPEVMNINDEPAYIHEMYGTQPGKACFANNVLLARKLVEKGVRYVQLFDWGWDAHGDNPNNSLNIGLKNKCRTIDRPITALLLDLKQRGLLEETLVVWGGEFGRTPMMENRNGIQNPFKGRDHHTEAFTIWMAGGGIKKGFTHGETDEIGYSAVSGKVDAFDIQATILNQLGFDHEQFTYPFQGRPFRLTDVAGKVISEIVA; encoded by the coding sequence ATGACAAGAGACGAATTAAACGCGCATAGGTTAATTAAAGAAGCACATGAAGCAAATGCACGCCTAAACTCGCGGCGCCATTTTTTAAAAGAAAGTGCGATGGGTTTGGGTGCTTTGGCAATGGGTTCGTTATTGGGTAGCTGTGGCAATCTTTTTTCGGGTCCGCAAACCAAAATTGCTTACGATCCGGCACATCCATTACTACCAAAATCGCCACCACTTGTAGGTAAGGCCCGAAGCGTAATTTATTTGCACATGGCAGGTGCTCCATCTCAATTAGAATTGTTTGATTTTAAACCGGAATTAATGAAAATGGATGGCCAGGATTGCCCTCCATCATTACTCGCCGGGAAAAAATTTGCTTTTATAACAGGGGTGCCTAAAATGCTGGGTCCACAGGCCAGTTTTGCTAAGTATGGCCAATCGGGTGCCTTGGTGAGTGATAATTTACCGCACTTTTCTACCATGGTAGATGAGGTAAGCTTTTTGAAAGCTGTAAAAACAGATCAATTTAACCATGCTCCGGCGCAACTGTTGGTACATACGGGTTCACCACGGTTGGGCAGGCCAAGTATGGGAAGTTGGGTTACTTATGGTTTAGGATCAGAGAACCAGAATTTACCGGGGTATGTAGTATTGACCAGCGGAGGGAGTTTCCCCGATGCCGGAAAAAGTGTTTGGGGAAGTGGTTTCTTGCCATCTGTTTATCAAGGTGTACAATGTAGAAGCGAGGGAGATCCGGTACTGTTTATAAAAGATCCGGACGGAATGAACCGGAATTTGAGAAAAGCATCTATCGAAGCCATTAATAAAGCCAACGAGCAACAATATCAAGAATATAACGATCCTGAAATTTTATCGCGTATAGCCCAGTATGAAATGGCTTACCGTATGCAAATATCGGCACCAGAGGTGATGAATATCAATGATGAACCGGCCTATATTCATGAAATGTATGGTACACAACCCGGTAAAGCTTGTTTTGCCAATAATGTGTTGCTTGCCCGTAAATTGGTAGAAAAGGGGGTACGTTATGTGCAGTTGTTCGATTGGGGATGGGATGCGCATGGCGATAATCCAAACAATTCACTTAACATCGGACTGAAGAATAAATGCAGAACCATAGATAGGCCCATTACGGCTTTATTGCTCGATTTAAAACAACGTGGTTTATTAGAAGAAACCCTGGTGGTTTGGGGCGGCGAATTTGGACGTACGCCAATGATGGAAAACAGAAATGGTATTCAAAATCCATTTAAAGGTAGAGATCACCATACAGAAGCGTTTACGATATGGATGGCCGGTGGAGGTATAAAAAAAGGATTTACACACGGCGAAACAGATGAAATTGGTTACAGTGCTGTAAGTGGAAAAGTTGATGCTTTCGATATTCAAGCTACTATTTTAAATCAATTGGGCTTCGATCACGAACAATTTACCTATCCTTTTCAGGGAAGGCCGTTTAGGTTAACTGATGTGGCAGGTAAGGTGATCTCAGAGATTGTAGCTTAG
- a CDS encoding AraC family transcriptional regulator: protein MKKPPEKLKNNFDLLKAIIIPKNVLIKQCTENVIISNMFITDLGYYRKALNHYAQRNNGAEQHILIYCVEGMGTVEFLGTVYHIEAGNFIIVPKKTPHTYQADPILPWTIYWFHFSGSGADQLVASSQHYKAYAGFSEERNLLFDMIYNRLERGFSRENIIYANLSFHHYIAEIIYTDKLPNNDKIMEPDKVEEAIDFMRNNLEKALTLKEIALAVYLSPSYLSAIFKKKTGTSPIDYFNQLKIQKTTQYLLFTNLRINEIALKIGISDPYYFSRLFSSVMGISPKQYRDNRFN, encoded by the coding sequence ATGAAGAAGCCACCGGAAAAGCTGAAAAATAATTTTGATTTGCTAAAAGCCATCATCATTCCTAAAAATGTACTGATAAAACAATGCACGGAGAATGTAATCATAAGCAATATGTTCATTACCGATTTGGGCTATTACCGTAAGGCACTGAACCACTATGCACAAAGGAACAATGGTGCAGAACAACATATTTTAATTTATTGTGTTGAGGGAATGGGAACCGTAGAATTTCTGGGCACCGTATACCATATCGAAGCGGGAAATTTTATCATCGTCCCTAAAAAAACACCCCATACTTATCAAGCTGACCCCATCTTACCATGGACTATTTATTGGTTCCATTTTTCAGGGAGCGGAGCCGACCAGCTTGTGGCCTCCTCACAGCATTATAAAGCTTATGCCGGTTTTAGTGAGGAGCGGAACTTGTTGTTCGATATGATTTATAACCGGTTGGAAAGAGGATTTAGCAGAGAAAATATTATTTATGCCAATTTAAGTTTCCACCACTATATTGCTGAAATTATTTACACCGATAAACTTCCTAATAATGATAAGATTATGGAACCTGATAAAGTAGAAGAGGCCATAGACTTTATGCGGAATAACCTCGAAAAGGCACTTACCTTAAAGGAAATAGCTTTGGCTGTCTACCTTTCACCTTCCTATTTATCGGCCATTTTTAAAAAGAAAACCGGAACCTCACCCATCGATTATTTTAACCAGCTTAAAATTCAGAAAACTACACAATATTTGCTCTTTACCAACCTGCGGATTAACGAAATTGCACTAAAAATAGGTATTAGCGATCCTTATTATTTCAGCAGGCTTTTCTCCAGCGTGATGGGTATTTCACCAAAGCAATACCGTGATAATAGGTTTAATTGA
- the rlmH gene encoding 23S rRNA (pseudouridine(1915)-N(3))-methyltransferase RlmH encodes MKITLIAIGKTEDKYLIEGIDKYINRLKHYINFSFVALPDVKNVKNLSEAQQKAKEAELLHKQINNGDVVILLDEKGKKYSSVEFSNYLNKQMIGSVQHLIFIIGGPYGFDESIYKRANGLISLSDMTFSHQMIRLFFVEQLYRGFSILKGEPYHHA; translated from the coding sequence ATGAAGATTACACTGATCGCCATTGGCAAAACAGAAGATAAATATTTAATTGAAGGAATTGATAAATATATCAACCGTTTAAAGCATTATATTAACTTTAGTTTTGTGGCTTTACCAGATGTAAAGAATGTTAAAAACCTGAGTGAAGCGCAACAAAAAGCAAAGGAGGCAGAACTCCTGCACAAACAAATTAATAATGGAGATGTTGTTATTTTGTTGGATGAGAAAGGAAAAAAATATTCATCCGTGGAATTTTCAAACTACTTAAATAAACAGATGATTGGTAGTGTGCAGCATTTAATTTTTATTATTGGCGGCCCATATGGATTTGATGAAAGCATTTACAAAAGAGCAAATGGCTTAATTTCGCTGTCTGATATGACCTTTTCACACCAAATGATCAGATTGTTTTTTGTAGAGCAGCTTTACCGCGGATTTAGCATTTTAAAGGGCGAACCTTATCATCACGCTTAG